From Sphingobium sp. RAC03, a single genomic window includes:
- a CDS encoding AraC family transcriptional regulator: MTRMPDTAKILPFPPNAAKSAVAAPHPEAPSIGTATAAAAPLLAAVNEFIDAKGGGQGHFQTSMDGVHIMRAFQDIMPIRRMYRPSLCVVLQGTKEILFGETALRYAQMECLVVSIELPATGWMVGATEDDPFVGVNIELDVAMLREVMQQLAAPPRPDGASSACVFVGKVDMMLSECVLRFVRLAQTPEAAAVLYPSTMRELCYLLLTGAYGSELATLALPETHTERVARAIYLLRQNFNQTLRVEQLADAARMSLSSFHQHFKTMTSMTPVQFQKQLRLLEARRLMVSDAINVSEAAYQVGYESASQFSREYARTFGVAPKRDVLNYKALLAAGSR, translated from the coding sequence CATCTATCGGCACCGCCACGGCTGCGGCCGCCCCGCTGCTCGCAGCGGTGAACGAATTTATCGACGCCAAGGGCGGCGGCCAGGGGCATTTTCAGACGTCTATGGATGGCGTCCATATCATGCGCGCCTTTCAGGACATCATGCCGATCCGCCGGATGTACCGGCCATCGCTTTGCGTTGTCCTGCAAGGTACCAAGGAAATCCTCTTTGGCGAAACCGCGCTTCGCTATGCGCAGATGGAATGTCTGGTCGTCAGCATTGAATTGCCCGCAACAGGATGGATGGTCGGCGCGACCGAGGATGACCCGTTCGTCGGCGTCAATATCGAGCTTGACGTCGCCATGCTGCGGGAGGTGATGCAGCAACTCGCCGCACCGCCACGGCCCGATGGTGCGTCTAGCGCATGCGTCTTCGTGGGCAAGGTCGATATGATGCTGAGCGAGTGCGTGCTGCGCTTCGTCAGACTGGCGCAGACGCCCGAAGCCGCCGCCGTTCTATACCCCTCGACCATGCGGGAGCTATGCTATTTGCTGCTGACGGGTGCCTATGGCAGCGAACTGGCGACGCTGGCGCTGCCCGAAACCCATACCGAGCGGGTCGCCAGGGCGATCTACCTGCTACGTCAGAATTTCAACCAGACATTGCGGGTCGAACAATTGGCGGACGCCGCGCGGATGAGCCTCTCGTCCTTCCATCAGCATTTCAAGACGATGACGTCGATGACGCCCGTGCAGTTTCAGAAGCAATTGCGCCTGTTGGAAGCAAGACGCCTGATGGTCAGCGACGCGATCAATGTATCGGAAGCGGCCTATCAAGTGGGATATGAGAGCGCCTCGCAATTCAGTCGGGAATATGCCCGGACATTTGGCGTCGCGCCCAAGCGCGACGTGCTGAATTACAAGGCGTTGCTGGCCGCCGGATCACGCTAG
- a CDS encoding SDR family oxidoreductase, whose protein sequence is MTGWTASDIPPQQGRVAVVTGTGGLGYETAYALVKAGAEVILAGRDLAKGAAAIERIASHVPDAAIRFERLDLASLASIADFGRRLARERDSLDLLVNNAGVMVPPRHMVTVDGFELQMGTNYFGHFALTGHLMPLLRKGQATRIISVSSVAARGGAIDFDNLQGQQTYRPMVAYSQSKLACLMFALELQHRSWTHGWNVTSIAAHPGVSRTGLLHNGPGRWSVPGLARSVLPFLFQPAAQGALPLLFAATSPQAKGGAYYGPNRMGETRGQPALAKVPPQALDEASVAHLWDISEALTSVSYEPEAVDDVGLLSLAENSPGSVARSRHIPPIPMVQENDNVQ, encoded by the coding sequence ATGACAGGTTGGACAGCGTCCGACATCCCTCCGCAGCAAGGCCGGGTGGCTGTCGTCACCGGTACGGGTGGCCTGGGATATGAAACAGCATATGCACTGGTAAAGGCCGGTGCAGAGGTAATTCTCGCGGGACGCGATCTGGCCAAGGGCGCGGCTGCGATCGAACGGATCGCCAGTCATGTGCCGGACGCAGCGATCCGCTTCGAACGGCTGGATCTGGCAAGCCTTGCATCGATTGCGGACTTTGGCCGTCGACTTGCGCGTGAAAGGGATAGTCTGGACCTGCTCGTCAACAATGCCGGCGTCATGGTTCCGCCTCGGCATATGGTGACGGTCGACGGCTTTGAATTGCAGATGGGCACCAACTATTTTGGCCACTTCGCCCTGACCGGACATCTTATGCCGTTGTTGCGAAAGGGCCAGGCGACACGCATCATCTCCGTATCGAGCGTCGCGGCACGTGGCGGCGCGATCGACTTCGATAATTTGCAGGGACAGCAGACATATAGGCCCATGGTGGCCTACAGCCAGTCCAAGCTGGCCTGCCTGATGTTTGCGCTGGAGTTGCAGCACCGCAGTTGGACTCATGGCTGGAACGTGACCAGCATTGCCGCCCACCCCGGCGTATCTCGCACCGGTTTGTTGCACAATGGACCTGGACGTTGGAGTGTGCCTGGCCTCGCCCGATCGGTCTTGCCGTTCCTGTTTCAACCCGCCGCGCAAGGCGCTCTACCTTTGTTGTTCGCGGCAACATCCCCACAAGCCAAGGGTGGTGCCTATTATGGTCCGAACAGGATGGGGGAAACACGCGGGCAGCCCGCTTTGGCCAAAGTGCCGCCCCAGGCCTTGGACGAGGCATCGGTCGCTCATCTGTGGGACATATCCGAGGCGCTGACGTCCGTCAGCTATGAGCCTGAAGCGGTGGACGATGTCGGCCTCTTATCGCTGGCGGAGAACAGCCCAGGGTCCGTTGCCAGGTCGCGCCATATTCCCCCTATCCCTATGGTACAGGAAAACGACAATGTTCAATAG
- a CDS encoding DUF2147 domain-containing protein, whose translation MPLVTVFAAQMVAMSPVFSQVAQPAAIKGLWQAEDGSMKIDMFDAGGGNYAGRLIYGRRAVEADGKTFKRDVRNPDAKLRARSLEGITILNNLKWNAGNRRFEGGTLYDGTSGRTYSARVTIIGEKMELRGYMGSPLLGRTITFNRAARDAVR comes from the coding sequence ATGCCCTTGGTCACAGTCTTTGCCGCGCAAATGGTGGCCATGTCGCCCGTTTTCTCACAGGTCGCCCAACCCGCAGCGATCAAGGGGTTGTGGCAAGCGGAAGATGGCAGCATGAAGATCGATATGTTCGACGCGGGCGGCGGCAATTATGCGGGACGGCTGATCTATGGCCGCCGCGCTGTCGAAGCAGATGGCAAGACATTCAAACGCGACGTCCGCAACCCCGATGCCAAATTGAGGGCACGGTCGCTTGAGGGGATCACGATCCTGAACAATCTTAAATGGAATGCCGGCAATCGGCGTTTCGAGGGCGGCACATTATATGACGGCACGTCGGGCCGGACCTATTCCGCCCGCGTCACGATCATCGGCGAGAAGATGGAATTGCGCGGCTATATGGGGTCGCCTTTGCTGGGGCGCACGATCACCTTCAATCGGGCGGCACGCGATGCTGTCCGCTAA